The following proteins are encoded in a genomic region of Poecilia reticulata strain Guanapo linkage group LG11, Guppy_female_1.0+MT, whole genome shotgun sequence:
- the tomm7 gene encoding mitochondrial import receptor subunit TOM7 homolog, translating to MAKLSKETKQRLQQLFQCSQFVIRWGFIPTVLYLGFKRGADPGMPEPTLLSLLWG from the exons ATGGCTAAACTCAGCAAGGAGACCAAAcagcggctgcagcagctgttccAGTGCAGCCAGTTCGTCATCCGATGGGGCTTCATTCCCACCGTGCTTTACCTCG GTTTCAAACGAGGAGCAGATCCAGGCATGCCTGAACCTACGCTGTTGAg TTTGCTCTGGGGTTGA
- the LOC103472518 gene encoding interleukin-6-like codes for MKKRMGEEENDEMGDRDEELHYNDRQEKKKMRQNQEKRKEMSNYHVRVKFACSRSCCCCEQLPVCSLPLFIHSFIHGLTVWFSDLRLLAALMLAAALPLCVPGAPLEGAVTDLPPEESSGDGEEVVQTKPSPTDPSNITETLAQILKVTKGHKEEVRSRFLYLRMNFEAGLQQLAQDLTQYLVLLKHVDKEYPGKLIVTELKTNLPRLITKIKRTVSPRLKVQSCPSQSILLRPCCSDKATINRHERKVEGQSCFLLYLAPALADTSINILAFLFPQMRNADRVVALTGSQELQLLKDLESLDSYHRKMMAHSVLSSIRDFLVEWKRELTKRQVRKAQNSNLSETEAD; via the exons ATGAAGAAGAGGATGGGAGAGGAGGAGAACGATGAGATGGGAGACAGGGATGAGGAACTGCACTATAATGACCgacaggagaaaaagaagatgaGGCAGAAtcaggaaaaaaggaaagagatgAGCAACTATCATGTTAGAGTGAAAT TCGCTTGCAgccggagctgctgctgctgcgagCAGCTTCCTGTATGCTCGCTTCctcttttcattcattcattcattcatggtTTAACTGTCTGGTTCTCAGATCTCCGTCTGCTCGCCGCCCTGATGCTGGCAGCAGCCCTGCCTCTCTGCGTCCCAGGAGCTCCTCTGGAAGGAGCCGTCACCGACCTCCCTCCGGAGGAGAGCTCGGGTGACGGAGAGGAGGTGGTCCAGACGAAGCCGAGCCCGACCGATCCTTCTAACATCACGGAGACTTTGGCGCAGATCCTTAAAGTCACCAAGGGCCACAAAGAAGAGGTGAGATCTCGCTTCCTTTa TTTAAGAATGAATTTC GAGGCTGGCCTCCAGCAGCTGGCTCAGGATCTGACCCAGTACTTGGTTCTCCTGAAACACGTCGACAAGGAATACCCCGGCAAACTCATTGTGACCGAACTGAAAACGAACCTTCCTCGGCTGATCACAAAGATCAAGCGAACGGTGAGTCCTCGGCTAAAGGTGCAGAGCTGTCCATCTCAGTCAATTCTATTAAGGCCTTGTTGCTCTGATAAAGCAACAATAAATCGCCACG AACGGAAAGTGGAAGGACagtcatgttttcttctgtatttGGCCCCTGCGCTTGCAGACACCTCTATAAACATCTTGGCGTTTCTGTTCCCGCAGATGAGAAATGCTGACCGTGTCGTGGCTCTGACCGGCAgccaggagctgcagctgctcaaGGACCTCGAAAGCCTCGACTCGTACCACAGGAAGATGATGGCGCACAGCGTCCTTAGCTCCATCCGCGATTTCCTTGTCGAGTGGAAAAGGGAGCTGACTAAAAGGCAGGTGCGAAAAGCGCAGAACAGTAATCTCAGCGAGACGGAAGCAGACTAG